A stretch of the Neofelis nebulosa isolate mNeoNeb1 chromosome 1, mNeoNeb1.pri, whole genome shotgun sequence genome encodes the following:
- the LOC131504713 gene encoding UDP-glucuronosyltransferase 3A1-like isoform X3, translated as MLHQRGNSFISDFKEKEISYQVIPWLPPEDYNKGLKNNFDFFIEEALGGRYTFGKFLKFMEQVGLQCSHFLRRSDIMDSLKNENFDLVIVENFDYCPFLVAEKLGKPFVSILSSSFGAIDFGLPNPLSYVPVLDSLLTDHMDFWGRVKNFLMFFDFTMKQRQIQSAYDNTIKEHFPEGSRPVLSHLLKKAELWFVNSDFALEFARPLLPNTVYVGGLMARPVTPVPQEFENFIAKFGDSGFVLVALGSMVSTFQSQELLREMNSAFAHLSQGVIWKYKPSHWPKDVKLAANVKIVDWLPQNDLLAHPRIRLFVTHGGMNSIMEAIQHGVPMVGIPLFGDQTENLVRVEAKKFGVSIPLKQIKEETLAVKMKQVIEDKRYKSAAVAASIIRHSHPLTPAQRLVGWINHILQTGGAAHLKAHALQQPWHEQYLLDVFLFLLVVTLGTLWLCGKLLGMVARWLCGARKLKKA; from the exons ATTTTAAAGAGAAGGAGATATCATACCAAGTTATCCCTTGGCTTCCACCTGAAGACTATAACAAAGGATTGaagaataattttgatttttttatcgAAGAAGCTTTGGGTGGCAG atacacatttggaaaattcttaaaatttatggAACAAGTAGGGCTTCAGTGCAGCCATTTTCTAAGGAGAAGTGATATCATGGATTCCTTAAAGAATGAGAACTTTGACCTAGTGATAGTTGAAAATTTTGACTACTGTCCTTTCCTGGTTGCTGAAAAGCTTGGAAAACCATTTGTGTCCATTCTCTCTTCCTCGTTTGGTGCTATAGATTTTGGACTACCAAACCCTCTGTCTTATGTGCCAGTATTGGATTCTTTGCTAACGGACCACATGGACTTCTGGGGCCGAGTGAAGAATTTTCTGATGTTCTTTGATTTCACCATGAAGCAAAGGCAAATCCAGTCTGCATATGACAATACCATCAAGGAACATTTCCCGGAAGGCTCTAGGCCAGTTTTGTCTCATCTTCTGAAGAAAGCAGAGCTGTGGTTTGTTAACTCTGACTTTGCCCTTGAATTTGCTAGGCCCCTGCTTCCCAACACTGTGTATGTTGGAGGCTTAATGGCCAGACCTGTAACACCAGTACCACAA GAATTTGAGAATTTTATTGCTAAGTTTGGAGACTCTGGTTTTGTCCTTGTGGCCCTGGGCTCCATGGTGAGCACCTTTCAATCCCAAGAACTTCTCAGGGAGATGAACAGTGCCTTTGCTCATCTCTCTCAAGGAGTCATATGGAAGTATAAGCCATCTCACTGGCCCAAAGACGTCAAATTGGCAGCAAATGTGAAAATCGTGGACTGGCTTCCTCAGAATGACCTCCTGG CTCACCCACGCATCCGTCTTTTTGTCACCCATGGTGGAATGAATAGCATCATGGAGGCCATCCAACATGGCGTGCCCATGGTGGGGATTCCCCTCTTCGGAGACCAGACAGAAAACCTGGTCCGAGTAGAAGCCAAAAAGTTTGGTGTCTCTATCCCATTAAAGCAGATAAAGGAAGAGACCTTGGCTGTGAAGATGAAACAAGTCATAGAAGACAAGAG GTATAAGTCAGCAGCGGTGGCCGCCAGCATCATCAGGCACTCCCACCCCCTGACCCCTGCCCAGAGGCTGGTGGGCTGGATCAATCACATCCTCCAGACAGGGGGTGCAGCCCACCTCAAGGCCCATGCCCTGCAGCAGCCGTGGCATGAGCAGTACCTGCTGGACGTCTTCTTGTTCCTGCTGGTGGTCACCCTGGGCACCCTGTGGCTCTGCGGGAAGCTGCTGGGCATGGTGGCCAGGTGGCTGTGTGGGGCCAGGAAGCTGAAGAAGGCCTGA